The Petropleomorpha daqingensis genome includes a window with the following:
- a CDS encoding DNA glycosylase AlkZ-like family protein gives MGLRVSRRQVLAWRLSAHSLGQRLPAARRLEAVRPAGLRTGGPDSAVVGWHARADGVGPGDVRDALLERRWVEAPTARGSRVLDPRDHATLTAGALPPDDGALVDRLRRRGVAAGADPGALLSAGAAAATAALDAGPRTQGELSQAVTAALPPSVSAFCTACDAVHVDTGLFGMVGLAVGWVRAIGKDDDAFVRPERWLDAVPDRDPAAGAAALLAWFLRAHSPTTPAELAAWIGLGPAEAHARWTCAPELVEVDYDGRRTWVPTDSVDDLRAAEPAPGVRLLPPYDAALEGPDRATLVPDPVLQKEVWRMVANPGVALVDGAVSGAWRARKHGRRLDVTLLPLDGWRPAHARRITEGLAEVAALRGAELGAVAVS, from the coding sequence ATGGGCCTCCGGGTGAGCCGCCGCCAGGTGCTGGCCTGGCGGCTGTCGGCGCACTCGCTCGGCCAACGGCTGCCCGCGGCCCGGCGGCTCGAGGCGGTGCGGCCCGCGGGTCTGCGCACCGGCGGGCCGGACTCCGCCGTCGTCGGCTGGCACGCCCGGGCCGACGGCGTCGGCCCCGGCGACGTCCGCGACGCCCTGCTGGAGCGCCGGTGGGTGGAGGCCCCCACCGCGCGAGGCTCCCGCGTGCTGGACCCGCGCGACCACGCGACGCTGACCGCCGGCGCGCTCCCGCCCGACGACGGCGCCCTGGTCGACCGGCTGCGGCGCCGCGGGGTGGCCGCCGGCGCGGATCCGGGCGCGCTGCTCTCCGCCGGCGCCGCCGCAGCCACGGCCGCCCTCGACGCCGGTCCGCGGACGCAGGGCGAGCTCTCGCAGGCGGTGACGGCCGCGCTGCCGCCGTCCGTCTCGGCGTTCTGCACGGCGTGCGACGCCGTGCACGTCGACACCGGACTGTTCGGGATGGTCGGGCTCGCCGTCGGCTGGGTCCGCGCCATCGGGAAGGACGACGACGCGTTCGTCCGCCCCGAGCGCTGGCTGGACGCCGTCCCCGACCGCGACCCGGCCGCCGGCGCGGCCGCGTTGCTCGCCTGGTTCCTGCGGGCGCACTCCCCCACCACCCCGGCCGAGCTGGCCGCCTGGATCGGGCTGGGCCCGGCCGAGGCTCACGCGCGCTGGACATGCGCACCCGAGCTGGTCGAGGTCGACTACGACGGCCGGCGGACCTGGGTCCCCACCGACTCCGTCGACGACCTGCGCGCGGCCGAGCCGGCCCCCGGCGTGCGCCTCCTGCCGCCGTACGACGCCGCTCTCGAGGGGCCGGACCGGGCGACGCTCGTGCCCGACCCGGTGCTGCAGAAGGAGGTGTGGCGGATGGTCGCCAACCCCGGCGTCGCGCTGGTCGACGGGGCGGTCTCGGGCGCCTGGCGGGCGCGCAAGCACGGTCGCCGGCTGGACGTGACCCTGCTGCCCCTGGACGGCTGGCGGCCGGCGCACGCGCGGCGGATCACCGAGGGCCTCGCGGAAGTCGCGGCCCTGCGCGGCGCCGAGCTCGGCGCCGTGGCGGTCAGCTGA
- a CDS encoding GlsB/YeaQ/YmgE family stress response membrane protein: protein MTIGGIILAIIIGLIAGFIARAVIPGKQHMSILMTLVLGLIGSIVGNLLAGLIKGEGLRFDIGGWWASILGAIIVLGVYVFAVQGRSRKGVLHR, encoded by the coding sequence GTGACCATCGGTGGCATCATCCTCGCGATCATCATCGGCCTCATCGCCGGTTTCATCGCGCGCGCGGTCATCCCCGGCAAGCAGCACATGAGCATCCTCATGACGCTGGTGCTGGGTCTCATCGGCTCGATCGTCGGCAACCTGCTCGCCGGCCTGATCAAGGGCGAGGGCCTGCGCTTCGACATCGGCGGGTGGTGGGCGTCGATCCTCGGCGCGATCATCGTGCTGGGCGTCTACGTGTTCGCCGTCCAGGGCCGCAGTCGCAAGGGCGTCCTGCACCGCTGA
- the ctaD gene encoding aa3-type cytochrome oxidase subunit I has product MTIAPAPIVSRPSPVHVAQKGSRLSNLLRTTDHKTIGLMYLTTAFAWFMVGGLMAMLMRGELARPGLQFLSQEQYNQLFTMHGTIMLLFFATPLFFAFANLVMPLQIGAPDVAFPRLNAFSYWLFLFGSTLAVAGFLTPGGAADFGWTAYTPLSDVVNSPGAGANLWIAGLAVSGLGTILGGVNFVATIVCLRAPGMTMFRMPIFTWNTLVTSILILLAFPILTAALMALLADRNLGALIYSRANGGPMLWQHLFWYFGHPEVYIIALPFFGIITEVIPVFSRKPLFGYKGMVFATTSIAFLSLAVWAHHMFATGAVLLPFFSFLTYLIAVPTGIKFVNWIGTMWKGQISFESPMLFSLGFLVTFLFGGLTGVLLASPPLDWHISDTYFVVAHFHYVVFGTVVFAAYAGIYFWFPKMCGRMMDERLGKIHFWLTFIGFHGTFLIQHWLGNEGMPRRYVDYLPSDGFTTLNTISTIFSFVLGASTIPFLYNVFKSWRYGELALRDDPWGHGNSLEWATSSPPPRHNFLEIPRIRSERPAFEAHYPHLIERLHAEAHLGKRHEPYAGVSEIGLTDGRRQGPNDPDPT; this is encoded by the coding sequence GTGACGATCGCACCGGCGCCCATCGTGAGCCGGCCCAGCCCGGTTCACGTGGCCCAGAAGGGGTCGCGGCTCTCGAACCTGCTGCGGACCACGGACCACAAGACCATCGGGCTGATGTACCTGACCACCGCCTTCGCCTGGTTCATGGTGGGCGGGCTGATGGCCATGCTGATGCGAGGTGAGCTGGCTCGCCCTGGGCTGCAGTTCCTCTCCCAGGAGCAGTACAACCAGCTGTTCACGATGCACGGCACGATCATGCTGCTGTTCTTCGCGACGCCGCTGTTCTTCGCCTTCGCGAACCTGGTCATGCCGCTGCAGATCGGCGCTCCCGACGTCGCGTTCCCGCGGCTGAACGCCTTCTCGTACTGGCTGTTCCTGTTCGGCAGCACCCTCGCCGTCGCCGGCTTCCTGACCCCGGGAGGTGCGGCCGACTTCGGGTGGACGGCCTACACACCACTCTCGGACGTCGTGAACAGCCCCGGGGCCGGCGCCAACCTCTGGATCGCCGGCCTCGCCGTGAGTGGCCTCGGCACGATCCTCGGTGGCGTCAACTTCGTCGCGACGATCGTCTGCCTGCGCGCGCCGGGCATGACGATGTTCCGGATGCCGATCTTCACCTGGAACACCCTGGTGACCAGCATCCTGATCCTGCTGGCCTTCCCGATCCTGACCGCCGCGCTGATGGCGCTGCTGGCCGACCGCAACCTCGGTGCGCTGATCTACAGCCGCGCCAACGGCGGGCCGATGCTGTGGCAGCACCTGTTCTGGTACTTCGGCCACCCCGAGGTCTACATCATCGCGTTGCCCTTCTTCGGCATCATCACCGAGGTCATCCCGGTGTTCAGCCGCAAGCCGCTGTTCGGCTACAAGGGCATGGTCTTCGCGACGACCTCGATCGCGTTCCTCTCCCTCGCGGTGTGGGCGCACCACATGTTCGCCACCGGCGCGGTGCTGCTGCCGTTCTTCAGCTTCCTGACCTACCTGATCGCGGTCCCCACCGGCATCAAGTTCGTCAACTGGATCGGCACCATGTGGAAGGGGCAGATCAGCTTCGAGTCGCCGATGCTGTTCTCGCTCGGCTTCCTCGTGACCTTCCTCTTCGGCGGTCTCACCGGGGTGCTGCTGGCCAGCCCGCCGCTGGACTGGCACATCTCCGACACCTACTTCGTCGTCGCCCACTTCCACTACGTGGTCTTCGGGACCGTGGTGTTCGCCGCCTACGCGGGCATCTACTTCTGGTTCCCGAAGATGTGCGGCCGGATGATGGACGAGCGGCTCGGCAAGATCCACTTCTGGCTGACGTTCATCGGCTTCCACGGCACGTTCCTCATCCAGCACTGGCTGGGCAACGAGGGCATGCCGCGCCGGTACGTGGACTACCTGCCGAGCGACGGGTTCACCACCCTGAACACGATCTCGACGATCTTCAGCTTCGTGCTCGGCGCCTCGACGATCCCGTTCCTCTACAACGTGTTCAAGTCCTGGCGGTACGGGGAGCTGGCGCTGCGCGACGACCCCTGGGGCCACGGCAACTCGCTGGAGTGGGCGACGTCGTCCCCGCCGCCGCGGCACAACTTCCTGGAGATCCCGCGGATCCGCTCCGAGCGGCCGGCCTTCGAGGCGCACTACCCGCACCTCATCGAGCGGCTGCACGCCGAGGCGCACCTGGGCAAGCGGCACGAGCCCTACGCCGGGGTCAGCGAGATCGGTCTCACCGACGGACGGCGCCAGGGTCCGAACGACCCCGACCCGACGTAA
- the serB gene encoding phosphoserine phosphatase SerB, producing the protein MSLHPAPQPAAVPVGEGPRALLTVTGIDRPGVTARLFGALAGSADGAPSLEVVDVEQVVVHGQLVLGVIVGAVAVDEAGPETEDALLARLVRLAGEVSGATGVQVRVEPASGPEPERPGRPHHVIVLGRPVPPGAVAGAAQAIAAIGGNIDAIRRLSDYPVTSFELTVSGAEATALRTELGHVAAATGADIAVEQAGLARRSKRLIVLDVDSTLVRGEVIDELAARAGRAAEVARITAAAMNGELDFAESLRKRVGALEGLPVEVLDEVREALELTPGARTLIRTLKRLGFRCGIVSGGFTQITDPLAERLGLDFAAANTLEVADGKLTGRLVGEIVDRAGKARALARFAAEYEIPLEQTVAVGDGANDLDMLNTAGLGIAFNAKPVVREQAHAALNQPYLDAVLQVLGFTRDEVRDAE; encoded by the coding sequence GTGTCGCTCCACCCCGCCCCGCAGCCCGCGGCCGTCCCGGTCGGTGAGGGCCCCCGCGCGCTGCTGACGGTCACCGGCATCGACCGCCCCGGTGTCACCGCCCGCCTGTTCGGCGCGCTGGCCGGCTCGGCCGACGGGGCGCCGTCGCTGGAGGTCGTGGACGTCGAGCAGGTCGTCGTCCACGGCCAGCTGGTGCTCGGCGTCATCGTCGGGGCGGTCGCGGTCGACGAGGCCGGTCCGGAGACCGAGGACGCCCTGCTCGCCCGCCTGGTCCGGCTCGCGGGCGAGGTGTCGGGCGCGACCGGCGTGCAGGTGCGGGTGGAGCCGGCGTCCGGCCCGGAACCGGAGCGCCCCGGCCGTCCGCACCACGTGATCGTCCTGGGCCGTCCGGTGCCGCCCGGCGCGGTCGCCGGCGCCGCGCAGGCGATCGCCGCCATCGGCGGCAACATCGACGCCATCCGGCGGCTGTCGGACTATCCGGTGACCAGCTTCGAGCTGACCGTCTCCGGCGCCGAGGCCACGGCGCTGCGCACCGAGCTGGGGCACGTGGCCGCCGCGACGGGCGCGGACATCGCCGTCGAGCAGGCCGGCCTGGCCCGGCGGAGCAAGCGGCTGATCGTGCTCGACGTCGACTCCACGCTGGTCCGCGGCGAGGTGATCGACGAGCTGGCCGCCCGCGCGGGCCGGGCGGCGGAGGTCGCCCGGATCACCGCCGCGGCGATGAACGGCGAGCTGGACTTCGCCGAGTCGCTGCGTAAGCGGGTCGGTGCGCTCGAGGGCCTGCCCGTCGAGGTGCTCGACGAGGTGCGCGAGGCCCTGGAGCTGACGCCGGGCGCGCGCACGCTGATCCGCACGCTCAAGCGGCTGGGCTTCCGCTGCGGCATCGTCAGCGGTGGCTTCACCCAGATCACCGACCCGCTGGCCGAGCGCCTCGGGCTCGACTTCGCCGCGGCGAACACCCTCGAGGTGGCCGACGGCAAGCTCACCGGCAGGCTCGTGGGGGAGATCGTCGACCGGGCCGGCAAGGCCCGCGCGCTGGCCCGGTTCGCCGCGGAGTACGAGATCCCGCTGGAGCAGACGGTCGCGGTCGGCGACGGCGCCAACGACCTCGACATGCTCAACACTGCCGGGCTCGGCATCGCGTTCAACGCCAAGCCGGTCGTCCGCGAGCAGGCGCACGCGGCGCTCAACCAGCCCTACCTGGACGCCGTCCTCCAGGTGCTCGGCTTCACCCGCGACGAGGTGAGGGACGCGGAGTGA
- a CDS encoding isochorismatase family protein — MTRALIVVDVQNDFCEGGSLAVAGGTAVAAAITEHVRSAGYDHVVATRDHHVDPGGHFAEHPDFLETWPAHCVVGTGGVELHANLDRAPLAAVFDKGEYAAAYSGFEGTADGVGLADWLRGHGVDAVDVVGIATDHCVRATALDAVGNGFATRVLLPLTAGVAEASTEAALDQLRTAGVELEGSVHRP; from the coding sequence ATGACCCGCGCGCTGATCGTCGTCGACGTCCAGAACGACTTCTGCGAGGGCGGCAGCCTCGCCGTCGCCGGTGGCACCGCGGTCGCCGCCGCGATCACCGAGCACGTCCGCTCGGCCGGGTACGACCACGTGGTCGCCACCCGCGACCACCACGTCGACCCGGGTGGGCACTTCGCCGAGCACCCCGACTTCCTCGAGACCTGGCCGGCGCACTGCGTGGTCGGCACCGGCGGCGTCGAGCTGCACGCGAACCTGGACCGGGCGCCGCTCGCGGCGGTGTTCGACAAGGGCGAGTACGCCGCGGCCTACTCCGGCTTCGAGGGGACGGCGGACGGCGTCGGGCTGGCCGACTGGCTGCGCGGGCACGGCGTGGACGCGGTCGACGTCGTCGGCATCGCGACCGACCACTGCGTGCGGGCCACCGCGCTGGACGCCGTCGGCAACGGCTTCGCGACCCGGGTGCTGCTGCCACTGACCGCGGGCGTGGCCGAGGCGTCGACCGAGGCCGCGCTCGACCAGCTGCGGACGGCCGGTGTCGAGCTGGAGGGCTCGGTCCACCGCCCCTGA
- a CDS encoding nicotinate phosphoribosyltransferase produces the protein MSTPVAPPTHPALLTDRYELTMVAAALADDTADRPCVFEVFARRLPHGRRYGVLAGTGRLLEALPRFRFGDEELEALREQGLTDQRLVDWLADFRFSGDIEGYAEGELFFPGSPVLTVQAPFAEGVLLETLVLSILNHDSAIASAAARMIAAACDRPCIEMGSRRTHEEAAVAAARAAYLVGFASTSNLEAGRRYGVPTTGTSAHAFTLLHDDEEAAFRAQVATLGTGTTLLVDTYDVDEGIRTAVKVAGPELGGIRLDSGDLPTLATHARQLLDELGATKTRIVVTSDLDEYAIAGLMAAPVDRYGVGTSLVTGSGAPTVGLVYKLVERDGNPVAKRSEGKASVGGRKNAVRRHDRSGTATAEVISAGPIEAEDGDRDLVVPLVEGGRVLSGATPEQALAEARAHHERVRAALPAEAWALSRGECALEIMQS, from the coding sequence ATGTCGACGCCCGTGGCCCCGCCGACGCACCCCGCACTGCTCACCGACCGGTACGAGCTCACGATGGTCGCCGCCGCGCTGGCCGACGACACCGCCGACCGGCCCTGCGTGTTCGAGGTGTTCGCCCGCCGGCTGCCGCACGGGCGGCGCTACGGCGTCCTCGCCGGCACCGGCCGGCTGCTCGAGGCGCTCCCCCGCTTCCGGTTCGGCGACGAGGAGCTCGAGGCGCTCCGCGAGCAGGGCCTGACCGACCAGCGGCTGGTCGACTGGTTGGCCGACTTCCGGTTCAGCGGCGACATCGAGGGCTACGCCGAGGGCGAGCTGTTCTTCCCCGGCTCCCCCGTGCTCACCGTGCAGGCGCCGTTCGCCGAGGGGGTGCTGCTCGAGACGCTCGTCCTGTCGATCCTCAACCACGACAGCGCGATCGCCTCGGCCGCGGCGCGGATGATCGCCGCCGCCTGCGACCGGCCGTGCATCGAGATGGGCTCGCGCCGCACCCACGAGGAGGCCGCCGTCGCCGCGGCCCGCGCCGCCTACCTGGTCGGCTTCGCGTCGACGTCCAACCTGGAGGCCGGCCGGCGCTACGGGGTGCCGACCACCGGCACCAGCGCGCACGCGTTCACGCTGCTCCACGACGACGAGGAGGCCGCCTTCCGCGCGCAGGTGGCCACGCTCGGCACGGGGACGACGCTGCTGGTGGACACCTACGACGTCGACGAGGGCATCCGGACGGCGGTGAAGGTGGCCGGCCCCGAGCTGGGCGGGATCCGGCTGGACTCCGGGGACCTGCCCACGCTGGCCACCCACGCCCGGCAGCTGCTCGACGAGCTCGGCGCGACGAAGACCCGCATCGTCGTCACCAGCGACCTCGACGAGTACGCCATCGCCGGCCTCATGGCCGCGCCGGTCGACCGCTACGGGGTCGGCACCTCGCTGGTGACCGGCTCCGGCGCCCCGACGGTGGGGCTGGTCTACAAGCTGGTCGAGCGCGACGGCAACCCGGTGGCCAAGCGGTCGGAGGGCAAGGCCTCGGTGGGCGGGCGCAAGAACGCCGTGCGCCGGCACGACCGCTCCGGGACGGCGACCGCGGAGGTGATCAGCGCCGGGCCGATCGAGGCCGAGGACGGCGACCGCGACCTCGTCGTCCCCCTGGTGGAGGGCGGCCGGGTGCTGAGCGGGGCGACGCCGGAGCAGGCGCTGGCCGAAGCGCGCGCCCACCACGAGCGGGTGCGGGCCGCGCTGCCGGCCGAGGCGTGGGCGCTGTCCCGCGGCGAGTGCGCGCTGGAGATCATGCAGTCATGA
- the clpS gene encoding ATP-dependent Clp protease adapter ClpS produces the protein MAGPLATPDTTVDEEYDLDRPWVTVVWNDPVNLMTYVTFVLQELFGYDEPTATTLMLQVHHEGKAIVSSGPRERMEHDTSRLHAYGLWASYQRDS, from the coding sequence GTGGCCGGACCGCTCGCGACCCCGGACACCACCGTCGACGAGGAGTACGACCTCGACCGGCCGTGGGTGACCGTCGTCTGGAACGACCCCGTGAACCTGATGACCTACGTGACCTTCGTGCTGCAGGAGCTGTTCGGCTACGACGAGCCGACCGCGACGACGCTGATGCTGCAGGTGCACCACGAGGGCAAGGCGATCGTCAGCTCCGGCCCTCGCGAGCGGATGGAGCACGACACCAGCCGGCTGCACGCCTACGGGCTGTGGGCCAGCTACCAGCGCGACTCATGA
- a CDS encoding DUF2017 family protein — MRPFRRKGSDVVARLDLAEAGIIGLLLEQLEQLLEAAEDDVAGDPVLARLFPDGHRGDPRLAADYRELTESALRSGKADDLATVRATLPPDGGDVRLDPEQAGAWLRCTNDLRLALGTRLEITEDTEPPDEVTGEESQQLAVYYWLTSVQGSLVDALAAGRAGRR, encoded by the coding sequence ATGAGACCGTTCCGCCGCAAGGGTTCCGACGTCGTGGCCCGGCTCGACCTCGCCGAGGCCGGCATCATCGGGCTGCTGCTCGAACAGCTGGAGCAGCTGCTCGAGGCCGCCGAGGACGACGTCGCCGGCGATCCCGTGCTGGCCCGGCTGTTCCCGGACGGCCATCGCGGCGACCCGAGGCTGGCCGCCGACTACCGGGAGCTGACCGAGTCGGCGCTGCGCAGCGGCAAGGCCGACGACCTGGCGACGGTCCGGGCGACGCTGCCGCCGGACGGGGGCGACGTCCGGCTCGACCCGGAGCAAGCCGGGGCGTGGCTGCGCTGCACCAACGACCTGCGGCTGGCGCTGGGCACCCGGCTGGAGATCACCGAGGACACCGAGCCGCCGGACGAGGTGACCGGCGAGGAGAGCCAGCAGCTGGCCGTCTACTACTGGCTCACCTCGGTGCAGGGCTCGCTGGTCGACGCGCTCGCCGCCGGTCGGGCCGGCCGAAGGTGA
- a CDS encoding Mov34/MPN/PAD-1 family protein — protein MLRIDRATYDAIVAHARKDHPDEACGVVAGPEGSDRPERFIPMLNAARSPTFYEFDSADLLRLYREMDDRDEEPVVIYHSHTATEAYPSRTDISYASEPNAHYVLVSTRQHGSETGLAGDEVEFRSFRIVDGEVTEEDVEVVESYLFGHSPTTVVYD, from the coding sequence GTGCTGCGCATCGACCGCGCGACCTACGACGCCATCGTGGCCCACGCCCGGAAGGATCATCCGGACGAGGCCTGCGGCGTCGTCGCCGGGCCCGAGGGCAGCGACCGCCCGGAGCGGTTCATCCCCATGCTCAACGCAGCGCGCTCGCCCACGTTCTACGAGTTCGACTCGGCCGACCTGCTCAGGCTCTACCGGGAGATGGACGACCGCGACGAGGAGCCGGTGGTCATCTACCACTCGCACACGGCCACCGAGGCCTACCCGTCGCGCACCGACATCAGCTACGCCTCCGAGCCGAACGCGCACTACGTGCTCGTCTCGACCCGGCAGCACGGCTCGGAGACCGGGCTGGCCGGCGACGAGGTGGAGTTCCGCAGCTTCCGCATCGTCGACGGCGAGGTCACCGAGGAGGACGTCGAGGTCGTCGAGTCCTACCTGTTCGGCCACTCGCCGACCACCGTCGTCTACGACTGA
- a CDS encoding ubiquitin-like small modifier protein 1 yields MAIEVRIPTILRTHTGGAKTVEGSGSTLGALVDDLDSKHPGLKNRLVTDEGKLHRFVNVYVNDEDVRFTGALDTQVKDGDSVTILPAVAGGC; encoded by the coding sequence ATGGCCATCGAGGTCCGGATCCCGACCATCCTGCGCACGCACACCGGCGGTGCGAAGACCGTGGAGGGCAGCGGCAGCACCCTCGGCGCGCTCGTCGACGACCTCGACAGCAAGCACCCCGGCCTGAAGAACCGCCTGGTCACCGACGAGGGCAAGCTGCACCGGTTCGTCAACGTCTACGTCAACGACGAGGACGTCCGCTTCACCGGCGCGCTCGACACCCAGGTCAAGGACGGCGACTCGGTGACGATCCTCCCGGCGGTCGCGGGCGGCTGCTGA
- a CDS encoding PLP-dependent cysteine synthase family protein produces the protein MARFASLVDSLGGTPLVGLPNLSPTPDVRLWAKLEDHNPTGSIKDRAAIAMIENAEKEGKLKAGDTILEPTSGNTGISLAMVARQRGYRLICVMPENTSIERRQLLEMYGAQIISSPAAGGSNQAVAVAKGLAAEHDDWVMLYQYGNPANAQAHYDGTAPEILADLPSITHFVAGLGTTGTLMGCSRYFREHKPDVQVIAAEPRYGELVYGLRNIDEGFIPELYDETLLDTRFSVGPEDAVHRTRQLVEREGIFAGISTGAILHAALGIADKEVAAGRRADICFIVADGGWKYLSTGAYAGTLEEASSRLEGQLWA, from the coding sequence ATGGCCCGCTTCGCCTCGCTCGTCGACTCCCTCGGGGGCACGCCCCTCGTGGGGCTGCCCAACCTGTCGCCGACCCCTGACGTCCGGCTCTGGGCCAAGCTCGAGGACCACAACCCCACCGGGTCCATCAAGGACCGCGCGGCGATCGCGATGATCGAGAACGCCGAGAAGGAGGGGAAGCTCAAGGCCGGCGACACGATCCTGGAGCCGACCAGCGGCAACACCGGGATCTCGCTGGCGATGGTGGCCCGGCAGCGTGGCTACCGGCTGATCTGCGTCATGCCGGAGAACACCTCGATCGAGCGGCGGCAGCTGCTGGAGATGTACGGCGCGCAGATCATCTCCTCACCGGCCGCGGGCGGCTCCAACCAGGCGGTCGCGGTGGCCAAGGGGCTGGCCGCCGAGCACGACGACTGGGTGATGCTCTACCAGTACGGCAACCCGGCCAACGCGCAGGCGCACTACGACGGCACGGCTCCGGAGATCCTGGCCGACCTGCCGTCGATCACGCACTTCGTCGCGGGCCTGGGCACCACCGGCACGCTCATGGGCTGCTCCCGGTACTTCCGCGAGCACAAGCCCGACGTCCAGGTGATCGCCGCCGAGCCGCGCTACGGCGAGCTGGTCTACGGCCTGCGCAACATCGACGAGGGGTTCATCCCCGAGCTCTACGACGAGACGCTGCTCGACACGCGGTTCTCCGTCGGACCCGAGGACGCCGTGCACCGCACCCGCCAGCTGGTGGAGCGCGAGGGCATCTTCGCCGGCATCTCGACCGGCGCGATCCTGCACGCGGCGCTCGGCATCGCCGACAAGGAGGTCGCCGCCGGGCGGCGGGCCGACATCTGCTTCATCGTCGCCGACGGCGGGTGGAAGTACCTGTCCACCGGCGCCTACGCCGGCACGCTCGAGGAGGCCAGCTCGCGGCTCGAGGGCCAGCTCTGGGCCTGA
- the murI gene encoding glutamate racemase: MTTQPGADAPIGIFDSGVGGLTVARAVLDQLPHEAIRYIGDTAHSPYGPLPIAEVRRHALAVMDDLVAAGVKMLVIACNAASSACLRDARERYDVPVVEVIVPAVRRATAATRNGRVGVIGTQATVTSGSYEDAFAAAPDITVTTSACPSFVDFVERGITSGRQLLGLAQSYLDPLIAADVDTVVLGCTHYPLLTGVISLVLGDDVTLVSSADETAKDVYRALTRLDLLRADDGPPPVHQFLATGDPEPFARLGRRFLGPEVGSVLHAQTVGAA; the protein is encoded by the coding sequence ATGACGACGCAGCCGGGAGCGGACGCTCCCATCGGCATCTTCGACTCCGGGGTCGGTGGGCTCACCGTCGCCCGGGCGGTGCTCGACCAGCTGCCGCACGAGGCCATCCGCTACATCGGCGACACCGCGCACAGCCCCTACGGCCCGCTGCCGATCGCCGAGGTGCGCCGGCACGCGCTCGCCGTCATGGACGACCTCGTCGCCGCCGGCGTGAAGATGCTGGTCATCGCCTGCAACGCGGCCAGCTCGGCGTGCCTGCGCGACGCCCGTGAGCGCTACGACGTGCCCGTCGTCGAGGTCATCGTGCCGGCCGTGCGCCGGGCGACCGCGGCCACCCGCAACGGCCGGGTCGGCGTGATCGGCACCCAGGCCACGGTGACCAGCGGCTCGTACGAGGACGCCTTCGCCGCCGCACCCGACATCACGGTCACCACCTCGGCGTGCCCGAGCTTCGTCGACTTCGTCGAGCGCGGCATCACCTCCGGCCGGCAGCTGCTCGGCCTCGCGCAGTCCTACCTGGACCCGCTGATCGCCGCGGACGTCGACACCGTCGTCCTCGGCTGCACCCACTACCCGCTGCTCACCGGCGTGATCTCGCTGGTCCTCGGCGACGACGTCACGCTGGTCTCCAGCGCCGACGAGACGGCGAAGGACGTCTACCGGGCGCTCACCCGGCTCGACCTGCTGCGCGCCGACGACGGGCCGCCGCCCGTTCACCAGTTCCTCGCCACCGGCGATCCGGAGCCGTTCGCCCGGCTGGGCCGGCGGTTCCTCGGGCCTGAGGTGGGCTCGGTGCTGCACGCGCAGACGGTGGGCGCCGCGTGA
- a CDS encoding MBL fold metallo-hydrolase produces the protein MRLTVVGCAGSAPGPASAASCYLVEHGGFRLLLDLGNGAFGALQALADPATVDALFLTHLHADHCLDVAPFVVWHRYSGRARRPQVPLYGPVGAERRLALAYEDDGEPLTDVFDFVPVGPGLLEIGPFGVQLARTAHPVECYAIRLTVDGRSLVYTGDTGPCDRVVELARGADVLLSEAAHPDEPGLPDGLHLTGRQAGEHAAAAGVGRLLVTHVPAWVDAEAQLADARAAFPAAELVAPGLTVEI, from the coding sequence GTGAGGCTGACCGTGGTCGGGTGCGCCGGCAGCGCACCGGGCCCCGCCTCGGCCGCGTCCTGCTACCTCGTCGAGCACGGCGGCTTCCGGCTGCTGCTCGATCTCGGCAACGGCGCGTTCGGCGCACTGCAGGCGCTCGCCGACCCGGCCACCGTCGACGCGCTGTTCCTCACCCACCTGCACGCCGACCACTGCCTCGACGTCGCGCCGTTCGTCGTCTGGCACCGGTACTCGGGCCGGGCCCGCAGGCCGCAGGTGCCGCTGTACGGACCGGTGGGGGCCGAGCGACGGCTCGCCCTCGCCTACGAGGACGACGGCGAGCCGCTCACCGACGTCTTCGACTTCGTGCCGGTCGGACCGGGCCTGCTGGAGATCGGACCGTTCGGGGTGCAGCTGGCGCGCACCGCGCACCCGGTCGAGTGCTACGCGATCCGGCTCACCGTCGACGGCCGCTCGCTGGTCTACACCGGCGACACCGGCCCGTGCGATCGGGTGGTGGAGCTGGCCCGGGGCGCCGACGTGCTGCTGTCCGAGGCCGCGCACCCCGACGAGCCCGGCCTGCCCGACGGGCTGCACCTGACCGGCCGGCAGGCCGGTGAGCACGCCGCGGCCGCCGGGGTCGGCCGGTTGCTGGTCACGCACGTGCCCGCCTGGGTGGACGCCGAGGCGCAGCTGGCGGACGCTCGGGCGGCCTTCCCGGCCGCCGAGCTGGTCGCGCCGGGCCTGACCGTCGAGATCTGA